The Methylopila sp. M107 genome contains the following window.
CGAGCGTCCGTACTACATCAACGCCGGGATGGGCGACGACACGGTCACGGGCGGCGAGGCGGCGGACTTCCTCGTCGGCGGCGCCGGGAACGACGTGCTGGACGGAGGCAAAGGCGCGGACAGCTTCATCGGCGGCCTAGGCGCAGACACGTTCCACTTCTCGACCAAACTGGGCTCTGGCAACGTCGACGCGCTGCTCGACTTTTCGGCCCTGGACGACACGATCAGCCTCGACAAGGGCGTGTTCAAGGGAATCGGCAAGGGCGATCTCGACGACGACGCCTTCGTGATCGGAACGGAAGCGACGAACGGCGACCACCGGATCATCTACGATCAGGCGTCCGGTACGCTGTTCTACGACCGGGACGGCTCCGGCGGGAAATACGACGCGGTCGCCTTCGCCAAGGTCGCCGCCGGAACGGCCCTGACGGAAGACGATTTCCTGATCGCCTGACGGCGGAGATGCGATTGCGGACGGGGTCGGCGGCAAGCCGGCCCCGTTTCGCGTTCAGACAGAACGTTGCCGCTCGGCGCGGCCCCATGTTAAAGCCGCCGCGCCCTGAAACGTCGCGCGTCGCGGCCGCCGCGGGGCGCGCAAGGGCCAAAGATGTCTGTCGACGAAAACACCGTCCGCCGCGTCGCGCGGCTCGCGCGCATCGCGGTCGACGACGGCGAGGTGACGAAGCTCAAGGGTGAGCTCGACGCGATCCTCTCCTTCGTCGAGGAACTCTCGGCGCTCGACGTCGAGGGCGTCGAGCCGATGACGAGCGTCATCCCGGCATCCGCGAGACTGCGCGACGACGTCGTCAACGACGGCGAGGTCGCCGAGAAGGTGCTGGCGAACGCGCCGGCGCGCGAGGCGGATTTCTACGTCGTGCCCAAGGTCGTCGAATGAGCGCCGCTCACGCGCCCTTTTTCCCCTCT
Protein-coding sequences here:
- the gatC gene encoding Asp-tRNA(Asn)/Glu-tRNA(Gln) amidotransferase subunit GatC, whose product is MSVDENTVRRVARLARIAVDDGEVTKLKGELDAILSFVEELSALDVEGVEPMTSVIPASARLRDDVVNDGEVAEKVLANAPAREADFYVVPKVVE